Below is a genomic region from Candidatus Paceibacterota bacterium.
CGTGCATATAAGAAGCTCGACATATCAGAGCAGATACCCACCTTTGTCCCCTTCTTCTTGAGCGCGTGGATGATATGAATAATGTCTTCTTGATTGAGCGGATGAATAAAATCATCCGTCATCTCAATGAGATCATTGGGCGTAATATCAGCGGGGAAATATTGAGCAAATTCAGCGATGATGCGAGACCAGCACGCATGTTCCGCTTCTTGCCAAGTGCCTGTCCTTTCAAGAGAGGTTTTTGCATATTCTACATTTATCGCATTTGCAAAATCACTAAAGCGCTCAATAGGGAGATTATATTTTTCAGCAATTCCACCAGGGCCGAAACAGAGGGGTTCCCAGATGTCGCGTACGAGGACACCACCGATGTCGAAAATAATTGAAGGCATGGAGGTAGTATAGCAGAAGAAAATCAATGCGAGTTGCGATGCAGAGGGAGCCGAAAAACCCTTTGGGTTTTTGACTCATTGAGTGCTGCGCACGCTGAATTAGATGTTTAGAGTACAAAGGG
It encodes:
- a CDS encoding HAD family hydrolase is translated as MPSIIFDIGGVLVRDIWEPLCFGPGGIAEKYNLPIERFSDFANAINVEYAKTSLERTGTWQEAEHACWSRIIAEFAQYFPADITPNDLIEMTDDFIHPLNQEDIIHIIHALKKKGTKVGICSDMSSFLYARITKKLHLEDLIGAEHIIVSYNVGELKMDGFHMFESITKALGVPSQDCIFFDDREVNIQKADEFGIDAVLVPASSPETSYAIRSVLLAKELL